Sequence from the Sphingomicrobium clamense genome:
GGTGCCGATCATGAAGAATGGCGAAGTCATCGCCGTGCTCGACATCGACAGCCCCGAACCCGACCGCTTCGATAAGGAAGACAAGGACGGCTGCGAGGCGCTGGGCCGAATTTTCGAGAAGGCGCTAGCTTAAACTCTCGACCTGCTCGTCGGTCATCGCACCGGGGATCAGCAGCACGGGGCAGGGCAGGTCGCCCGCGCCCTCGCCGGTGAAATGCTTGACGATTGGGCCGGGATTAGCGCCCTCGGCGGCGCCCAGTACCAGCGCGGCGATGTCGCCCTCGGCGATGCGCTCGCGGATCGCCTTGATCGGGTCGCCTTGTTTCACGGTGAGCTTGGGCGCGGTGCCGGTTTCCTCGACCAGCTGGCCGATCAGGCTGGCGATCTGTGCCTCCAGCCGGACGCGCTCTTCTTCTTCCATCGCGGCCTGTACACCGCCCCACTGGACGAATTCCTGCGGCTCGACGACGGCGAGCACTTCGACCGCGCGATCGGTCTTGGCGGCACGGCGCGCGGCGAAGCGCAATGCGACTTTCGCCTCGGGTGCGTCCTTCATAATGACCAGGTAGGTCTGCATATAGCGGTTCGCCTCCCCTTCGTTGAACGCCGGAACCGACGCTGCGCCAGAAACGCTGGAAGCGCAAGAATCCGCGTGTTCCGCCCGCCGCCCTCTTGACCCCACCCACCGCAATGCGCTTGTGGGGCGCAAGAGCTTCAAAAGGGAAATCCATGGCCACCGAACTCAAGATGCCTGCGCTGTCGCCGACGATGGAAGAAGGCACACTCGCCAAATGGCTCGTGAAAGAGGGCGATGAAGTGTCGTCGGGCGATATTCTCGCCGAGATCGAGACCGACAAGGCGACGATGGAGTTCGAAGCGGTCGACGAGGGCACCGTGCTCAAGATCCTGGTCGACGAAGGCACCGACAATGTCGCGGTCGGCACCGTGATCGCAATGCTGGGCGAGGAAGGCGAGGAAGTGTCCGCGCCGTCCAATGACAAGCCCGAAGCCAAGAGCGCACCCGAAGCCGCGCCGAGCCCCGACAAGGGTTATGGCCGCGACAGCGCGCCCGAACCCGAGACCAAGGAAGTCCCCGCCGAGACGAAGGCCCCCGCCGCGCCGACCAAGTACGGCGAGCGGGTGAAGGCCTCGCCGCTGGCGCGTCGCCTGGCCGAGGCGCAGGGCATCGATCTGACCACCATCACCGGGAGTGGCCCGGGCGGGCGCATCGTGCGCGCCGACCTCGGCGAAGGTGCCGGCGGGGCCAAGGCCGCGCCCAAACAGGCGGCCGCCGCGCCGACTCCGCAGGCTGCGAGCGTCGATCCGGGCGACATTCCGCACAGCGTCGAGAAGCTGTCGAACATGCGCAAGACGATCGCGCGCCGCCTGACCGAGTCCAAGCAGCAGGTGCCGCACATTTATCTCACGGTCGATATCCAGCTCGACAAGCTGCTGAAGCTGCGCAGCGAAATGAATGCCGGGCTCGAAGCGCGCGGGATCAAGCTGTCGGTCAACGACATGCTGATCAAGGCGCTCGGCGTCGCGCTGATGGAAGTGCCCGAGTGTAACGTCAGCTTCGGCGACGGCGAACTGATCAAGTATGAACGCGCCGACATTTCGGTTGCGGTCAGCATTCCCAACGGGCTGATCACGCCCATCGTCGCGGGCGCGAACGACAAGGCGCTGTCGAAAATCTCGACCGAGATGGGCGACCTCGCGGGCCGCGCGAAGGAAGGCAAGCTGCAGCCGCATGAGTATCAGGGCGGCACGGCCTCGCTGTCCAACATGGGCATGTTCGGGATTAAGCAGTTCGAGGCGGTCATCAACCCGCCGCAGGGCATGATCATGGCGATCGGCGCGGGCGAAAAGCGTCCCTATGTGATCGACGACAGCCTCCAGATCGCCACCGTCATGAGCGCCACCGGCAGCTTCGACCATCGCGCCATCGATGGGGCGGACGGCGCAAGGCTGATGCAGGCATTCAAACGACTGGTCGAGAACCCGTTGGGGATGGTGGCTTAGTTGAGCAATCACCTGAAGGCTTGGCGATTGGCCCGAGGCTTCACACAAGAAAGGCTCGCAAACCGCATCTCAACGGGAAAATCTGTCATTTCCGACCTTGAGAAAGGCAAGTTGCGTCTTTCTCAGCCTTGGTTGGAGAAAATCGCTCCCGTATTCGGGACGACGCCCGGAGCAATCCTTGACGGTCCGCCGAATGAATCTGTGAGAGCCCCCCTCATCCGCGTGACCGCCATGCCCTCGGACACCAACCCCTATGGCGGCATCTTCGGTGGGTGGCTGATGAGCCAGATGGCGCTGGCGGCGGGGTCGCTCGCGTCGCGCCATTCGAAGGGCAAGGCGGTGGTCGTGGCCGCGACCGACTTGTCGTTTCCGGGCGCGATGGAGGTGGGGGACGAACTCTCCGTCTACGCCACGCTGGAGCGCGAGGGCACGACCTCGATGACCATCCGCGCCACCGCCAGAGGCCGCGAACGCGACGGGGATCGCGAGTTCGATGTCGCCTCTGGCCTGTTCACCTTTGTCGCGACCACCGCGGACAACAAAAAGCGCCCGGTACGCCGCTGAAACGACTTGTTTACCCTCTTGCGCGAGACTCGGGTGCATGAGTTGGCTCGGTTCTCTCGTGTTCGGCGCATTGCTCGCCTTCATCCTGCCCATGGCGACGGGCGGGCGCGACGGCATCTGGCGCGACAGCTGGGCCGGGGTCGGCACCATCGCGCCGTTCGACCAATCGCCCGGCCTGCTCTTCTCCATCCCGCTCTTCGTCGGCAGCGCTATCGCGCTGCGCCTCTTCTTCAGCTGGCACCGCAACTAGGCGCGCGGCGCGGGGTCTTGTCGCCCTGACGCGCACCAGCTAGTCGGCTCCCAAGACAAAAATCGGGAGCTTGCCACGTGGCCAATTCATACGATCTCATCGTCCTCGGTTCGGGACCCGGCGGCTATGTCGCAGCGATCCGCGCGTCGCAGCTCGGCATGAAGACCGCGATCGTGGAGCGCGAGAGCCTGGGCGGCATCTGTCTCAACTGGGGCTGCATCCCGACGAAGGCGCTGCTGCGCTCGGGCGAGATCCTCCATCACATGAAGCATGCCGAAAAGTTCGGGCTGAAAGCGGACGGGGTCGGCATGGACATCGACAAGGTCGTCGCGCGCAGCCGCGGGGTCGCAAAACAGCTTAACCAGGGCGTCACCGGGTTGATGAAGAAGAACAAGATCGACGTGCACATGGGCACCGGCCACATCGACGGCGTCGGCAAGCTGTCGGTGACCGACGACAAAGGCAAGAAGACGCAGCTGACCGCCAAGAACATCATCGTCGCCACCGGCGCGCGGGCCCGCGACCTGCCATTTGCCGAGACCGATGGCGACAAGATCTGGACCTATCGCCATGCGATGGTGCCCAAGGAAATGCCCAAGGACCTGCTGGTCATCGGCTCGGGCGCGATCGGGATCGAGTTCGCGAGCTTCTACAACGACATGGGCGCAAACGTGACCGTGGTCGAAATGCTCGACCGCATCGTGCCGGTCGAGGACAAGGATATCAGTGCAGAGCTCCAGAAGAGCCTCAAGAAGCAAGGCATGAACATCATGGCGGGCGCGGGGGTCGAAAGCCTCAGCGCGACCAAGAAGGGCGTCACCGCCAAGATCAAGGACGCCAAGGGCAAGGTGGAGGAGAAGACTTTCTCACACTGCATCGTCGCCATCGGCATCGTCCCCAACACCGAGAATATCGGCATCGACAAGTTGGGCGTGAAGACCACCAAGGGTCATGTCGACACCGACGCCATGTGCCGCACCAACGTGAAGGGCATCTGGGCGATCGGCGACGTCACCGCGCCGCCGTGGCTCGCGCACAAGGCCAGCCATGAAGGCATCATCTGCGTCGAAGCGATCGCGCAGGAAGCGGGCAACAAGGATGTCCATCCGCACGCGATGGACGTGAAGAATATCCCGGGCTGCACCTATTGCCACCCGCAGGTCGCGAGCGTCGGCCTCACGGAAGAGAAAGCCAAGGAAGCCGGGCACAAGGTGAAGGTCGGCAAGTTCCCCTTCATCGGCAACGGCAAGGCGATCGCGCTGGGCGAGACCGAGGGCTTCATCAAGACCGTGTTCGATGCGGAGACGGGCGAACTGCTCGGCGCGCACATGATCGGCGCGGAAGTCACCGAGCTGATCCAGGGCTATACCGTCGGGAAGCAGGGCGAGCTGGTCGAGGAAGACTTTATGAACGCCGTCTTCCCGCATCCGACATTGAGCGAAATGATGCACGAAAGCGTCCTCGCCGCCTACGGCCGCGTGCTGCATATCTGACGGAACGACCCGCGCCACTTGTGCGTCTCACCGGCAAGCCAAACGGAAAGGGCTTGTCGTCAAGCGTTCTCACCTCCTTCCCTTGATCGCCGTCTTCGCGCTCGCCGCGTGCGAGGGTGTGCAGGAGTTCGAGGAGGAAGTTGACGAAGAGATTGCGGAAGGCATCGAGCATGTCGGTGAAGGCATCGAACGATTGCTTCCCGACGAGCTATTCGCCAGCGAGGAACTGAAGCGCGCCATCCGCGAGGAGGAGGGCGAACTGGACTTTGTCTATCGCGACGTGACCGGTCGTCCGACCGTCGGCGCGGGGCACCTGGTAAGGCCCGAGGACGGGCTGGCGGTAGGCCAGCGCATCACGCGCGAGCAGTTGGAGAAATTCCTCGAGGACGATGTCAGGCTCGCTGAAGACAATGCGCGGCTGCTGGCCAGGGACACGCCGCTCGCGCAGCATGAATTCGATGCGCTGGTCGACCTGGTCTACAATGTCGGCCCGGGCAATGTGAGCGAGGAGAAAAGCCCCGCGCTCAACGATGCACTCCGGCGACGCGATTATCGCAAGATCGCCGAGAATCTTGTCTATACCAAGGATGCGCTGGGACGACCCGCAGGTGGCCTGGTGCGCCGCTCGGAGCGTCGGCGGCGAATGTTCGAGAAAGGTGATTATGGGCAGCTTCGGTAAATCGATGGCCGCGCTGGGCGTGCTGGCGCTGGCGGCGTGCGACACCGCGACGCCGACCGAGAACGCGATCGAGGAAGCGCAGGGACCCGAAGGCGAAGCCGTCCCGCCGGGCAGCGAGGCCGCGAGCGAATGCCTTGAAGACATCTGGCAGGCCCGCGAAGCGATGGGCGACTTTGACGCCGATGCCGAACGCCGTTTCGACCAGCAGCACGATTCCGCCAAGGGTGGCGCGATCAGCTGCGCGACCGGAACGAGCGCCAGCCAGTTCGAGGCCACGCTGACTGCCCTTCGCGCCGCTGCGACCGATAGCGACCGCGCGGGGCTTCTGGCCGAAGCGGGCATTCCACTGCTTTTCATTTCGGCCGATGGCGAGACGCGCCAGCTCGAGAGCCCCGAAGCGCTCGAGGCTGCGTTCGATACGGTCTTCGCGCCCGCAACGATCGAGAAACTGAGGATCTTGTCGCTCGACGACATGACCGTCGTGCCCGGTAAGGGCGGCTTTTTCGAACTCGGCGCCTTCTGGCTTGTCGTGCCTGAATTGGGGGCGCGACCACAGCTCGCCACGGTCAATGACCAAGCAGCGGCGGAGGCGGCGCTATTGGATGACGGGACGACTTAGCCCTTTCTTAGGGCTTGGGTGCCATCATCGAGCCATGAAGATCGATGCCCGCAAGTTTGCGACCTGGCTGATTGCGCTCGCCATCGTCATGGCGCTCTATTCGCTGGCGAGCGACGGGGAGACACTGCTCGCGAGCGGTTTCGGCGTCGGCATTCTCGTGGTCGGTATGGTCTTTCGACGCGCAATCTTCAGCGCCGTCCACCGCGTCGTGGAAAACACCGTCGACACCCAGGCGACCAAGCTGTTCGGCGAAGCGCGCGACCCGGGCGAGCCGTTCGATTTCGAGGGAGCGATCCAACGGCATCTCGACGCGCGCGAGGACGAGGCGTTCGATCCCGACGCGGCCTTCGACCGCTATATGGCGAAACGCGCCGCCGGCGAGGTCACGCCGCCGCCCGGGACCCAACGCCGAACCTTCGGGCGCAAGGGTATCTGACGCTTTGCTCTTGGCAGCGCACAGGCGCTGCGCCACGGTGCCGCACATGGGCAAGGGCACTCACCAATATGTTCCCGACGAACGCAACGCGTCGGTCCTCATCGACATCAATGGCGACCATATCCCGCGTGAGAAGGCGATGGTCAGCGTCTTCGACAGCGGCTTCATGCTCGGCGACGGGGTATGGGAGGGCATCAGGCTGCATGGCGGGCGGCTGGCCTTTCTCGATCGGCATCTGAAGCGGCTCTATCGCGGTGCCAAGGCGATCCACATGAATATAGGGATCGACGAGGCCGAGATGACGCGGCGACTCTACGCGGTGCTCGATGCCAACGGCATGACCGACGAGGGCGCGCATGTGCGTTTGATGGTGACGCGCGGTGTGCGCTCGACCCCTTATCAGGACCCGCGCGTGGTGGTGGGCGATGCAACCATCGTCATCATCCCCGAGTGGAAGCGCGCTGCGCCCGAAACAGCGACGCGGATGCTTGACCTGTTCACCGTCCATGTCCGGCGCGGTGATCCGGCGGTGCAGGACCCCAAGCTCAATTCGCACAGCAAACTGAACTGCATCACCGCCTGCATCCAGGCGGCCGAAGCAGGCGCGGACGAGGCGCTGATGCTTGACCCGCACGGCTTCGTCGCGACGTGCAATTCGACGCACTTCTTCATCGTGCGCGATGGCGAAATCTGGACGTCGAGCGGCAACTATTGCCTCGACGGCATCACGCGGCAGATCGTGCTCGAAATTGCGCGCGAGGCGGGCATCACGGCGCTGGAGAAAAATTTTTCGCTTACCGAGGTTTATGGGGCCGAAGAGGCGTTCACGACCGGCACCTTCGCGGGCGTCGCGCCGGTGGGGACCATCGATGGGCGCGTGATCGGGACGACGCGCGGACCAATGGTCGAGCGGCTGCAGCAACTCTATCTGGAACGGATTGCCGCCGACGTCGCGGCAGCAGATCGCCCCTTCGAGCAGGCTCAGGGCAGGCCGTGACACTGCGCATCGCCATGTGGTCGGGGCCGCGCAATATCTCGACCGCCATGATGCGCGCCTTCTCGAGTCGCCCCGACACCCATGTGAGCGACGAGCCCTTTTATGGCGCCTTTCTCAAGGCGACGGGCGAACCGCATCCAATGGCGGCCGAGACCATCGCCGACATGGATTGCGACTGGCGCTCGGTCGCTCAGAAGCAAAAGGGTGATCCGCCCGACGGGTCGGCGGTCTGGTACCAAAAGCATATGCCTCACCACATGGTCGGCGAGATCGGCCTTGGGGAGTTTCTTGAAAGCCATCGCCACGCCTTCCTGATCCGCGCGCCAGAGTGCGTGGTGGCGAGCTATCGCAAGAAGAACGAATTGCGCGAGCCCGAGATGCTCGGCTTCGCGCAGGTCCGCGACTATGTCGAGCAGGTCATCGAAGCGACTGGCGACGTGCCGCCGATCGTCGACAGCGACGATATCTTGGAAGATCCGGAAACGATGCTGCGCAAATTGTGTGCTGCTCTGGGCCTCGATTGGAACGTGGCCATGCTGTCCTGGGAGGAGGGGCCGCACCCGCAGGACGGTGTGTGGGGCGCGCACTGGTACGATCGCGTCAACCGGTCGACGGGTTTTGCGGGGGCGCCGGGGCCGATGCCCGAGTTGGAAGGTGACTATGCCCGCGTCGCCGAGGCGTGCGCTGCCGACTATGCGTGGCTGCACGAACGGGCCATCGCCTAGTCGCTGACGGTGTAGTCGAAGCTTATCTCGCCCTCGCTCGGACGGCTGAACTCCAGCAAGTGCGTCTTGCCATCTGCAGTCCAGCCAAGTCGCCCATTGCGTCCCGCCGTGTCCACGGCGTTTGCCGAGACATCGACAGCGAAATCCTCGCCGAAGGCGAACAGGGTCGCGGCGGCCTGGCAATTCGCACGTTGAAGTCGATAGCCGATCGCCGCGTTGGCCATGATCTTCTTGTAACCGCGTGAGAACCAGCCCTGATAGCGCGGTTCCTTGCGGCCCGAAACGCAGTCCGCCGCCTTGGCCGATCCGAGCAACGGAGCGATCTGCAGCGGCACGTCATACGAAGGGAGGTCGACTGCAAAGCGCAGGCCATCCTGTCGCGCTTCCAACCCCGGCGCGAGGTGGAACCACTGGGTCGCGTCGTGGCGCTTTCCGAGATTATTTTTGAACCAGTCGAAGCAGACCAGCCACCGGCCCGGCGCCATAACGAGCAGCCGCGCATGGCGCATCCCCTCGAAGTGTCGCGCCTCGGTCTCGAACGCGATCAGGCTGGTATCGTCGGCGACAAAGCTGCGTCCGGTCGCGCTGCCGAACGGCTTTACGCCCTGACGGGGATAATTCTCGCCGTCGAACTCGAGGCAGTTATGCGCGCGGGTGGACTCGCAATAGATGCGATATGGATCGCTGTACCAGAAGCCGTCTTTTCGCAGTTTCGAGCCCGCTTCGGTTTTGCCGACATAGCCGTAGCGCCCGGCATCGACGAGGATCGGCTGGCCGCGATCGCTCCAGATGAAACCGAGCGTGTCGGCATGTTTGTGCGTGCGCGAGTGGAAGCCGGCCTGCTGGAGCAGGTAGCTGTCGGTCGCGAAGGTCGGCTCTGTCTTCTGCGGGACACGGGCGGCGAAATAGCCGGCATCGCGAAACGCCGCGATGGGGGTGGCGGGCGGTGTGCCGATGCGCCCGGCAGTCGCGGCGTAGCGCATCTCTTCGCTCTTCCATTGCCGACGGGCGAGCTTGCGCGGTCGAATGACCAGCTGATGGTCGGAATCGCCGATATTGGCGATGTGTCCGTTGGGCTGCACGAACCAGGAGAGGGCTCGCTCGATCCGATCGGCGAAGGCAATGATCGCATCATCCTCGACCAGCCCAGCATCGATCAGCGCCTGCACGGTCGAGTAGACCATTCGGTGATAGTCGGGCGAATGCTCCATATGGGCGCCGTCATCGCCGAACTGCTGATGGATCATCCTGTCGAGCCGCGCCTGCCCCTGCCTCTTCGCGCGGGCCATTTCGGGAGCCTCATCGGCATAGCGCCGCGCCATCGCGAGCTGCCCTGCAACCTGGTAGAAGCCGTGATTGTTATGGAACATGATGTTGTCGTCGTCGGCTAGGTAGCCGGCGTGGAGCAGGAGGGTCGACCAGAGGAGGTCGCGCTCCTCTGACGAGCCGAGGTCGGCCTCGCGCATCGCCTCGAGCAAATAAGCGAGGCGATAGGCGCGTAGTCCCGCCGCCATGTCGTACCAGGCCATGTCGGTCTCGCCCGAGGGCGCTGCCATCGACGCCCTGTTCCCGTAGCGCCGCGACCAGTCGAGCGCGACCTCTGCCGACTTGGCGAGATAGTCGCTATCGCCCGTGATCGAGTGCGCCATGAGCGGCAGGTCGAGCATGTCGAGCGAATGGGCGTGATAGTTGCGCGAACGTTCGGACTGGTCGTGGAGGATCCAGCGCTCGTCGTCATCGGGTGACGTGGGGTCAAAGAAGCCCACCCACGGCCCGCGTCGATATTGGGCGTCCGCTTGCTTCTGGACCTCGCCCGGATCGAGCTTGAAGAAATTTTCGTATGCGAACATGAACTGAGATGATCACCTGGAATGGCGGGATGCGGGGCATCCCCTATCGCACCGTCAGGCCGAGCGAAAGCGGGAAAGCGTGGGTCAGGCGGGCAGCGGGGGATCGGCTCTCTTCGCCCCGCACCCCGTTGACCTTCAAGGCGAATCCTCCTAAGGGGCCGCTCGTCCGACGCGAACGCCAGTCATTGGCGCGATCCGACGACGCAAAATAGAGCTGAACAATGGCATGCGCCGCGAAGGGTTACCGCCCGTCAAGCCGGGAGGGAGAGCCTTCGTTGGTTTTGCGTATGTCAAAGTAACCGCAAAGAGAAGGTGAAGGCTTCATGCCGACGATTAACCAGTTGGTCCGCAAGGGCCGTACCAAGCAGGTTGCCAAGAGCAAAGTGCCTGCAATGGAGCAGAACCCGCAGAAGCGCGGCGTCTGCACCCGTGTCTACACCACCACCCCGAAGAAGCCGAACTCGGCGCTTCGTAAGGTTGCCAAGGTCCGCCTGACCAACCAGCGCGAAGTCATTTCGTACATTCCGGGTGAAGGCCACAACCTCCAGGAACACAGCGTCGTGCTGATCCGCGGCGGCCGTGTGCGCGACCTTCCGGGTGTGCGCTACCACGTGCTGCGTGGCGTGCTCGATACGCAGGGTGTCAAGGACCGCCGCCAGAGCCGTTCGAAGTACGGCGCCAAGCGTCCCAAGTAACTGGATCGTCGGTGCGCGCCGCCTGCTGATGGCCGGCGCCCCGCTCAGATAAGGATAAGACTATGTCCCGTCGTCGTCGCCCTGAAAAGCGCGTCATTCTCCCCGATCCCAAGTTCGGGGACCTCGTCCTGTCGAAGTTCATGAATTCGGTCATGCTCGACGGCAAGAAATCCGTCGCAGAACGCATCGTCTACGGTGCCCTCGACAATGTCGAAGCCCGCATGAAGAAGGACCCGCTGGGCGTCTTCCATGAAGCGCTTCAGAACATCAAGCCGGGCGTCGAAGTGCGCAGCCGCCGCGTCGGTGGTGCGACGTACCAGGTCCCCGTCGAAGTGCGCGCCGAGCGTGCCCAGGCGCTGGCCATTCGCTGGCTCATCGGTGCCGCGCGTTCGCGTCCCGAAAAGACCATGGCCGCCCGTCTCTCGGGTGAGCTGATGGACGCCTCGCAGAACCGCGGCAACGCTGTGAAGAAGCGCGAAGATACGCACCGCATGGCGGAAGCGAACCGCGCCTTCTCGCACTACCGCTGGTAACAAGAATGACATGCCGGGCTGCCACAGGGCGGCTCGGCATCACCCCCGTAAAGGAAGATTATCATGGCCCGCAGCCATCCCATCGAGCGCTATCGTAATATCGGTATCATGGCGCACATCGACGCCGGCAAGACCACGACGACCGAGCGTATCCTCTATTACACCGGTAAATCGTACAAGATCGGCGAAGTCCATGACGGCGCCGCCACGATGGACTGGATGGAGCAGGAGCAGGAGCGCGGCATCACCATCACGTCGGCCGCCACGACCACCTTCTGGACGGTCAAGGATGGCGACGATGTCGGTGCAGAGCATCGCATCAACATCATCGACACGCCCGGCCACGTCGACTTCACCATCGAAGTCGAGCGTTCGCTGCGCGTGCTCGACGGCGCGGTCGCGGTGTTCGACGGCGTTGCGGGCGTAGAGCCGCAGTCGGAAACGGTGTGGCGCCAGGCGGACAAGTACAAGGTTCCGCGGATGTGCTTCATCAACAAGCTCGACCGCACCGGTGCCGATTTCTATTATTGCGTGAAGTCGATCGTCGATCGTCTCGGCGCGACCCCGCTGGTCCTTGCCCTGCCGATCGGCTCGGAGGACAAGCTCAAAGGCATCGTCGACCTGGTCAAGATGCGCGCTGTCGTCTGGAAGGACGAGAGCCTGGGCGCCGAGTTCGTCTACGAAGACATTCCCGCCGACATGGCCGACAAGGCCGCCGAGTATCGTGAGAAGCTCGTCGAACTCGCCGTCGAACAAGACGACGACGTGATGATGGCCTACCTCGAAGGCGAAGAGCCCGACGTCGCGACGCTCAAGCAGCTCATCCGCAAGGGTACGCTCGGCCGTGCGTTCGTTCCCGTGCTGTGCGGCTCGGCGTTCAAGAACAAGGGCGTGCAGCCCCTGCTCGACGCCGTCGTCGACTATATGCCTTCGCCGATCGACGTTCCGCCGATCGAAGGTGTCATCCCCGACACCGAAGAAAAGGACACGCGTCCCAGCTCGGACGAAGCGCCTTTCTCGGCGCTGGCCTTCAAGATCATGAACGACCCGTTCGTCGGCTCGCTCACCTTCGCCCGCATCTACTCGGGCAAGCTCTCCAAGGGCACGGTCCTGAACTCGGTGAAGGACAAGAAGGAAAAGATCGGCCGCATGCTGCTGATGCACTCGAACAACCGCGAGGACATTGAAGAAGCATTCGCCGGCGACATCGTCGCCATCGCGGGCCTGAAGGAAACCACTACGGGCGACACGCTGTGTGCATCGTCGAAGCCGATCATCCTCGAGCGCATGGAGTTCCCGGACCCCGTGATCGAGCTGTCGGTCGAACCCAAGACCAAGGCTGACCAGGAAAAGATGGGCGTCGCGCTCAATCGCCTGGCCGCCGAAGACCCCAGCTTCCGCGTGACGACCGACCACGAAAGCGGTCAGACGATCATCAAGGGCATGGGCGAGCTTCACCTCGACATTCTCGTCGATCGCATGAAGCGCGAGTTCAAGGTCGAAGCGAATGTCGGTGCGCCGCAGGTGGCCTATCGTGAATCGCTCAAGAAGCCGGTCGAGCTGACCTACACCCACAAGAAGCAGTCGGGTGGTTCGGGTCAGTTCGGTGAAGTGAAGGTCAAGCTCACCCCGGGTGAGCGCGGCGCCGGCATCACCTTCACCGACAACGTCAAGGGCGGTAACATTCCGAAGGAATATATCCCGTCGGTCGAAAAGGGCATGCGCGAAACCGCAGAAACCGGCTCGCTCATCGGCTTCCCAATCATCGACTTCGACATCGAGCTGCTCGACGGTAAGTATCACGACGTCGACTCGTCGGCGCTGGCGTTCGAAATCACGGGTCGTGCCGCGATGCGCGAAGCCGCACAGCGTGCGGGCATCAAGCTGCTCGAGCCGGTGATGAAGGTTGAAGTCGTGACCCCCGAGGACTATCTCGGCGACGTCATCGGCGACTTGAACAGCCGTCGTGGCCAGATCCAGGGCACCGACAGCCGCGGCAACGCACAGGTCGTCGAAGCCATGGTCCCGCTGGCGAACATGTTCGGCTACATCAACGAGCTGCGCAGCTTCACCTCGGGTCGTGCCCAATATTCGATGCAGTTCTCGCACTATGACGAAGTGCCGCAGAACGTTGCGGACGAATTGAAGGCGAAGATGGCCTAACGGGGCTAGCGTAACCCGAAAATACTCGTTAAGGGCGCACCCGTCTCCAAGGGCGGGTCGCCCGGAACACCTTAGATAGAAGATACGAAAAGAGGCGTATAATGGCGAAGGCAAAATTCGAGCGGAACAAACCGCACGTCAACATCGGCACCATCGGTCACGTCGACCACGGCAAGACCTCGCTGACCGCGGCGATCACCAAGACCCTGGCGGAAGCCGGCAAGTCGGAAAAGGTCGATTTCGAAAACATCGACAAGGCCCCGGAAGAGCGCGAGCGCGGCATCACCATTTCGACGGCGCACGTCGAATATGAAACCGACAACCGCCACTATGCGCACGTCGACTGCCCGGGTCACGCCGACTATGTGAAGAACATGATCACCGGTGCCGCCCAGATGGACGGCGCGATCCTCGTGGTTTCGGCCGCTGACGGCCCCATGCCGCAGACCAAGGAGCACATCCTGCTCGCCAAGCAGGTCGGCGTTCCGACCATGGTCGTGTGGCTCAACAAGGTCGACCAGGTCGACGATCCCGAGCTTCTCGAACTCGTCGAACTCGAAATCCGCGAAGAACTTTCGAAGCGTGACTTCGACGGCGACAACATTCCGATCATCGCCGGTTCGGCGCTTGCTGCTCTCGAAGACAGCAACCGTGAA
This genomic interval carries:
- a CDS encoding pyruvate dehydrogenase complex dihydrolipoamide acetyltransferase, coding for MATELKMPALSPTMEEGTLAKWLVKEGDEVSSGDILAEIETDKATMEFEAVDEGTVLKILVDEGTDNVAVGTVIAMLGEEGEEVSAPSNDKPEAKSAPEAAPSPDKGYGRDSAPEPETKEVPAETKAPAAPTKYGERVKASPLARRLAEAQGIDLTTITGSGPGGRIVRADLGEGAGGAKAAPKQAAAAPTPQAASVDPGDIPHSVEKLSNMRKTIARRLTESKQQVPHIYLTVDIQLDKLLKLRSEMNAGLEARGIKLSVNDMLIKALGVALMEVPECNVSFGDGELIKYERADISVAVSIPNGLITPIVAGANDKALSKISTEMGDLAGRAKEGKLQPHEYQGGTASLSNMGMFGIKQFEAVINPPQGMIMAIGAGEKRPYVIDDSLQIATVMSATGSFDHRAIDGADGARLMQAFKRLVENPLGMVA
- a CDS encoding lysozyme, whose product is MIAVFALAACEGVQEFEEEVDEEIAEGIEHVGEGIERLLPDELFASEELKRAIREEEGELDFVYRDVTGRPTVGAGHLVRPEDGLAVGQRITREQLEKFLEDDVRLAEDNARLLARDTPLAQHEFDALVDLVYNVGPGNVSEEKSPALNDALRRRDYRKIAENLVYTKDALGRPAGGLVRRSERRRRMFEKGDYGQLR
- the lpdA gene encoding dihydrolipoyl dehydrogenase; translated protein: MANSYDLIVLGSGPGGYVAAIRASQLGMKTAIVERESLGGICLNWGCIPTKALLRSGEILHHMKHAEKFGLKADGVGMDIDKVVARSRGVAKQLNQGVTGLMKKNKIDVHMGTGHIDGVGKLSVTDDKGKKTQLTAKNIIVATGARARDLPFAETDGDKIWTYRHAMVPKEMPKDLLVIGSGAIGIEFASFYNDMGANVTVVEMLDRIVPVEDKDISAELQKSLKKQGMNIMAGAGVESLSATKKGVTAKIKDAKGKVEEKTFSHCIVAIGIVPNTENIGIDKLGVKTTKGHVDTDAMCRTNVKGIWAIGDVTAPPWLAHKASHEGIICVEAIAQEAGNKDVHPHAMDVKNIPGCTYCHPQVASVGLTEEKAKEAGHKVKVGKFPFIGNGKAIALGETEGFIKTVFDAETGELLGAHMIGAEVTELIQGYTVGKQGELVEEDFMNAVFPHPTLSEMMHESVLAAYGRVLHI
- a CDS encoding universal stress protein; this encodes MQTYLVIMKDAPEAKVALRFAARRAAKTDRAVEVLAVVEPQEFVQWGGVQAAMEEEERVRLEAQIASLIGQLVEETGTAPKLTVKQGDPIKAIRERIAEGDIAALVLGAAEGANPGPIVKHFTGEGAGDLPCPVLLIPGAMTDEQVESLS
- a CDS encoding aminotransferase class IV, whose amino-acid sequence is MAAHRRCATVPHMGKGTHQYVPDERNASVLIDINGDHIPREKAMVSVFDSGFMLGDGVWEGIRLHGGRLAFLDRHLKRLYRGAKAIHMNIGIDEAEMTRRLYAVLDANGMTDEGAHVRLMVTRGVRSTPYQDPRVVVGDATIVIIPEWKRAAPETATRMLDLFTVHVRRGDPAVQDPKLNSHSKLNCITACIQAAEAGADEALMLDPHGFVATCNSTHFFIVRDGEIWTSSGNYCLDGITRQIVLEIAREAGITALEKNFSLTEVYGAEEAFTTGTFAGVAPVGTIDGRVIGTTRGPMVERLQQLYLERIAADVAAADRPFEQAQGRP
- a CDS encoding acyl-CoA thioesterase, which translates into the protein MPSDTNPYGGIFGGWLMSQMALAAGSLASRHSKGKAVVVAATDLSFPGAMEVGDELSVYATLEREGTTSMTIRATARGRERDGDREFDVASGLFTFVATTADNKKRPVRR
- a CDS encoding HAD family hydrolase, with protein sequence MTLRIAMWSGPRNISTAMMRAFSSRPDTHVSDEPFYGAFLKATGEPHPMAAETIADMDCDWRSVAQKQKGDPPDGSAVWYQKHMPHHMVGEIGLGEFLESHRHAFLIRAPECVVASYRKKNELREPEMLGFAQVRDYVEQVIEATGDVPPIVDSDDILEDPETMLRKLCAALGLDWNVAMLSWEEGPHPQDGVWGAHWYDRVNRSTGFAGAPGPMPELEGDYARVAEACAADYAWLHERAIA